The proteins below are encoded in one region of Elusimicrobiota bacterium:
- the trpS gene encoding Tryptophan--tRNA ligase, with protein MQKKRVFSGIQPSGVVHIGNYIGALKNWAAMQKDHACIYCIVDLHAITVPQDPKALQERILLTAATTLAAGVNPNESILFVQSDVPEHAELAWLLNCVVYYGELTRMTQFKDKSTVRGEGTSAGLFTYPVLMTADILLYGTHAVPVGDDQRQHLELARLIARRLQKNAPDWVVVPEAFIGKKGARVMGLDDPTSKMSKSAPSEYNYISLSDSPDLIRKKIKKAVTDSGTTIEYDEQKRPAIANLLTIYSSLTNRSVEDIVSQYVGKGYGDFKKDLAEVVVEGLSPLQIKIQEFMRDPTELHKILNQGAEKAAAIARPRLADLKRMMGLGH; from the coding sequence ATGCAAAAAAAACGAGTCTTCTCAGGCATACAACCCTCCGGTGTGGTTCATATCGGCAATTACATAGGGGCCTTAAAAAATTGGGCCGCGATGCAAAAAGACCATGCGTGCATTTACTGTATCGTGGATTTACATGCCATCACCGTTCCCCAAGATCCAAAAGCTCTTCAAGAACGTATCTTACTCACGGCCGCCACCACATTGGCCGCGGGCGTTAACCCCAACGAATCTATTCTGTTTGTTCAATCCGACGTGCCTGAACATGCGGAGCTGGCCTGGTTGCTCAATTGTGTGGTCTATTATGGTGAGTTGACACGCATGACCCAATTCAAAGACAAATCGACGGTTCGAGGCGAAGGCACCTCCGCTGGACTTTTCACCTATCCGGTTCTTATGACGGCCGACATCTTGCTCTATGGGACCCACGCCGTGCCGGTGGGGGATGACCAAAGACAACATTTGGAGCTCGCCCGGCTCATCGCGCGCCGCTTGCAAAAAAACGCTCCCGATTGGGTGGTGGTGCCTGAAGCCTTCATAGGGAAAAAAGGAGCCCGTGTGATGGGACTGGACGATCCCACCTCCAAAATGAGCAAATCCGCTCCCAGTGAATACAACTATATCTCACTCTCCGATTCACCGGATCTCATCCGAAAGAAAATTAAGAAAGCGGTAACGGATTCTGGAACCACCATTGAATATGATGAGCAAAAGCGGCCGGCCATCGCCAATCTTCTCACCATCTATAGCTCTCTCACGAACCGATCAGTGGAGGACATCGTGTCCCAATATGTGGGAAAAGGGTACGGAGATTTCAAAAAAGATTTGGCCGAGGTGGTGGTGGAAGGCTTAAGCCCCCTTCAAATCAAGATTCAGGAATTCATGCGAGATCCCACCGAACTCCACAAGATCTTGAACCAAGGAGCGGAAAAAGCGGCCGCCATCGCGCGCCCCCGCCTGGCGGATCTGAAACGGATGATGGGTCTTGGACACTAA